From Juglans regia cultivar Chandler chromosome 6, Walnut 2.0, whole genome shotgun sequence, the proteins below share one genomic window:
- the LOC109008894 gene encoding cyclin-A1-4-like, which yields MSTHNHDPPPSSSSAKMPSVSDNSTGKLTAAAKKRPALADVTNQRNGSKSNSRTLLPQSRPLVPCVAKTKKKVSACSDNTGFLEKTLPSSLGLKSSVFVLSEDKCFPGSDQSVASVAADSAPCGVEAGLCALNRIIRAPRGMDISPSSSASGCISLDESMSTCESLESPEFEYIDNEDASAVRLIQRKTSNSLFISDNTEKTGNVCEIGMLVEMETFDQVVDIDNNVMDPQCCATIACDIYKHLRVSEANKSPSTDFMERIQKDINASMRAVLIDWLVEVAEEYRLLPDTLFLTVNYIDRYLSGNVVNRQRLQLLGVACMMIAAKYEEICAPSVDEFCYVTDNTYFKEEVLQMESAVLNSLKFEMTAPTAKCFLRRFVCVVQATSKVPSMQLECLANYLMELSLLEYSMLRYSPSLVAASATFLAKFILLPLKKPWNSVLKHYTLYQASDLSDCVKALHSLCCNCSNPNLPAIREKYSQHKYKFVAKKYCPPSIPQEYFQELSN from the exons ATGTCGACCCACAACCACGATCCCCCACCATCTTCGTCTTCGGCCAAGATGCCCTCGGTTTCCGACAATTCAACCGGGAAGTTAACCGCGGCGGCCAAGAAGCGACCCGCTCTGGCTGACGTCACCAACCAAAGAAATGGCTCTAAGAGTAATTCACGCACCTTGCTCCCTCAGTCCAGGCCTCTG GTGCCATGTGTTGCCAAGACCAAGAAGAAAGTTTCTGCTTGCTCGGACAATACAGGCTTCCTTGAGAAAACTTTGCCTTCATCCTTGGGCTTGAAATCAAGTGTCTTTGTTCTGTCAGAGGATAAATGTTTCCCCGGAAGTGATCAATCGGTGGCTAGTGTTGCTGCCGATTCTGCTCCATGCGGCGTGGAAGCCGGTCTTTGTGCTCTGAATAGGATAATTCGTGCTCCCAGAGGCATGGATATTTCTCCAAGTAGCTCAGCTAGTGGCTGCATTTCTTTGGACGAGAGCATGTCTACTTGTGAGTCTTTGGAGAGTCCAGAATTTGAATATATTGACAATGAGGATGCTTCAGCAGTTAGATTGATACAGAGGAAGACAAGCAACAGTCTCTTCATTTCAGACAATACAGAAAAAACAG GGAATGTCTGTGAGATAGGTATGCTTGTGGAGATGGAAACATTTGATCAAGTTGTAGATATTGATAACAATGTCATGGACCCTCAATGCTGTGCAACCATTGCTTGTGATATCTATAAGCACTTGCGTGTATCCGAG GCAAATAAAAGCCCATCCACAGACTTCATGGAAAGGATCCAGAAAGACATCAATGCCAGCATGCGTGCTGTACTGATTGACTGGCTTGTGGAG GTTGCTGAAGAGTACCGTCTCCTACCTGATACACTATTTTTGACTGTTAACTATATTGATCGTTATCTTTCTGGCAATGTGGTGAATAGGCAACGGCTGCAATTGCTTGGTGTTGCATGCATGATGATTGCTGC CAAGTATGAGGAGATCTGTGCACCCAGTGTGGATGAGTTCTGTTACGTAACTGATAATACATACTTCAAGGAGGAG GTTTTGCAAATGGAATCTGCTGTGCTGAATTCATTGAAGTTTGAAATGACAGCCCCAACAGCTAAATGTTTTTTGAG GCGATTTGTTTGTGTTGTTCAAGCCACCAGCAAG GTTCCATCAATGCAGCTGGAGTGCTTGGCCAACTACCTCATGGAGTTATCCCTTCTCGAATACAGCATGCTTCGTTATTCTCCATCGCTAGTAGCTGCTTCTGCCACTTTCTTGGCCAAATTTATACTTCTCCCGTTAAAGAAACCCTGG AATTCTGTATTGAAGCATTACACGCTTTACCAAGCTTCTGATTTGAGTGACTGTGTCAAGGCGCTGCATAGCCTGTGCTGTAATTGCAGTAATCCTAATCTACCCGCAATCAGGGAGAAATACAGCCAACATAAG TACAAGTTCGTGGCAAAGAAGTACTGTCCTCCTTCAATACCTCAAGAGTATTTCCAAGAACTAAGCAACTAG